Genomic segment of Paraburkholderia agricolaris:
GATCGAATCTTACCGAATCTTCCGACGAATGAAGATCAGTAAATGCTTGGCTGTCTTTTTCAAGACACAGATTTACGATGCATTAATTCCAGATGCATAGCCTTACATTTGTATTTCAATTTTAATTTAAATTTCAAAGATGAAGTTTGAAGCCGGCATATCGATTGGACTTAACAGTGAGCGCAAAGTCAGCACAACGCGAAAGTGGGTTCGCGAGCAAACACCACTTCTGCCAATAATTTTGCCTACTTCTGATGATTGCCCCTGCTGTCGCACATGGCCCAGACAGCGCAGCGGCATCTTCCACGGCTACGGTGTCCGTCGATACAGGACTCGTTACCGTCCTCAAGGGCGCAATCTGGGTCGGTAGCCTATTCATTGCTATTTTTACCTTTATCTGGATCGTATTTTCTCGGCATGAATGTGCGCAAGGCGCGCACGACGCTACTGGATGCCCAAAAAGAAACCGGGAAATGCTCGCGGAACTGAAAGTGATTTAGAGGCGTTGAAGGGACCAAAGGCAAGCTGACGCAGTTGGGAGCACAGCTTGAAGAAGCGAGGAGACTTGACCTGACAGGTAGTCGGCAAGCGAATTAACAAAGCCGTTTCGTGAGCCAAAAAACAAAAAGCCGTTGAATCCTTTACGATTCAACGGCTTATCATTCATTTCTGGCGGAGAGACGGGGATTCGAACCCCGGATAGGTTATTAACCTATACACGCTTTCCAGGCGTGCGACTTAAACCGCTCATCCATCTCTCCGGCGGGGAGCCGAATTATAGCAAACTTCGCGCCCTGCGCCACACCCATGCGCAAACCCGCTTAAGGATGCCGGATGTAGTCCACCAGCGCCCTCGTATAAGCGTCCGGTTTCCGGTCGATCAGACTCACACCAATCGCCACCAGAAACCCTGCCGGCACGCCGAACACGCCGGAGCTGATCGGCTCGATCCCAAACCACCGCGCGCCGGCAAAGCCAGTCATCTGCGTAAAGAACGGATACGTCGAGACGATGTAGTAAATGCACACCACCAGCCCCGCCACCATGCCCGCCACGGCCCCAAGCCGCGTGGTGCGTTTCCAGAACACGCCCAGCACCAGCACCGGAAACAGACTCGAAGCCGCCAGCGAAAACGCCGCGCCCACCAGAAACAGAATATTCCCCGTATTCAGCGAAGCCACATACGACGCGAATAGCGCCACGCCCAGCAACAGAATCTTCGAGATGGTCACGCGCCGCTGGCTCGATGCCGTCGGATCGATCATGTGATAGTAGACATCGTGCGACAACGCGTTGGCGATCGTCAGCAGCAACCCATCAGCGGTCGAAAGCGCCGCGGCCAGCGCGCCGGCCGCGATCAGCCCCGACATCACATATGGCAGCCCAGCGATCTCGGGCGCGGCGAGCACCACCATATCCGGCTGCATCTGAATCTCGCTCCAGCGCACAATGCCGTCGCCATTCGTATCGGCCAGGCTGATCAGACTCGGTTCGACCTTGCGCCACTGCGTAAGCCACTGCGGCAAATCGGCAAAGTGATGGCCTACCAGATTAGTCAATATCTCGTACTTGATCAGCACGGCCAGCACAGGCACCGTCAGATAAAACAGCGCGACGAAGAACAACGTCCAGCCGACCGAGCGTCGCGCGGAAGCCACCGAAGTCGTGGTGTTGTAGCGCGTCAGGATGTGCGGCAAGCTCGCCGTGCCAAGCGACAGGCACAGCAGCAGCGACAGGAAATTGCGCTCATGGGTGCGCCGGTCCTCTTCGCTCGTAGCGGGAAACGGCTCGTGCATCGGCACCGGTGCGGCCGCGCGCGTCAGCATCTCGTCGCGGCGCTGGGTCCACACGATCTGCGCGGCGGCGGCGTCGCGTGGAAATTGCTCGAGCGATCTTTCGCGCTCCTTGATCTCTCGTAATGGACCATTGTGGCGACGCAAGTCCGCGACTTCCTGCATGAGGCGCAGTTTCTCGTCAACGAACGATTGCGGCAGCGTATCGAGCCGCATCTGCATCAGATCGGCACGCCGCCGATAGTCGTCGCGTACGGTCTGCTCGAGCGGCGCCTCGCGCACCTGCTTCTCGAGACCTTCGACGCGCTCCATCAAGCGTCCGTAGTTGAACTGCGGCACCCAGCCAAGGCCATCCTTATGCGCGATCATCGACACGGGAATCAGAATCGCCGCGATCAGGATGATGTATTGCGCGACCTGAGTCCACGTCACGGCACGCATGCCACCCAGAAACGAGCAC
This window contains:
- a CDS encoding sodium:solute symporter family protein, giving the protein MKLTNRLIRSYALYTLGFLLFIYVMWRIERTTGPGVWIGYVFLFVPIAVYAVIGLLSRTSDLVEYYVAGRRVPSFFNGMATAADWLSAASFIGLAGSIYATGYDGLAYLMGWTGGYCLVAFLLAPYVRKLARYTIPDFLGTRFSSNAVRGLAALAAILCSFVYLVAQIQGVGLIATRFIGVDFAVGIFCGLAGILVCSFLGGMRAVTWTQVAQYIILIAAILIPVSMIAHKDGLGWVPQFNYGRLMERVEGLEKQVREAPLEQTVRDDYRRRADLMQMRLDTLPQSFVDEKLRLMQEVADLRRHNGPLREIKERERSLEQFPRDAAAAQIVWTQRRDEMLTRAAAPVPMHEPFPATSEEDRRTHERNFLSLLLCLSLGTASLPHILTRYNTTTSVASARRSVGWTLFFVALFYLTVPVLAVLIKYEILTNLVGHHFADLPQWLTQWRKVEPSLISLADTNGDGIVRWSEIQMQPDMVVLAAPEIAGLPYVMSGLIAAGALAAALSTADGLLLTIANALSHDVYYHMIDPTASSQRRVTISKILLLGVALFASYVASLNTGNILFLVGAAFSLAASSLFPVLVLGVFWKRTTRLGAVAGMVAGLVVCIYYIVSTYPFFTQMTGFAGARWFGIEPISSGVFGVPAGFLVAIGVSLIDRKPDAYTRALVDYIRHP